CACACGTCTGCCTGCGATGTCTAAGAAGGATATGGCGAGGAGAGGGCTAGGAAAGGCCAGAGATGGTGGTTTTGGAGGCGAGGAGTGGAGGGGTTTGGGCGAGAGTCTGGACAGGATCGGTGATCTCACCAAGAGGAAGGGCAAAGACAGCTCCTTGGACAAGAGTCGCAAGCGACGTGCGGTAGAAGATGGCCCTCGCAGCAGTGGTGTGCGTGACTTGGTCGACGTCAAGAGGAGGAGAATGCAAAAGAAGGGTCAGATATAAGTTTGAACACCATCAGGTATTGTCTCTTCTTCGCCTCCTGTTTTCGTAGAGCTGCCTTGAAGTCCTTGAACTTCGCGGTATGCCAGAACATGAGGTCGAGCAGAAAAGTCGGAAACATGCAAACAACCAACCACATCAACGTTGCAAGAGTCTCTCTTCGAACCGACCACCGGAGGCTTCGTCTTCAGCAAGTCAACGACCACGCCCTTTGCCCACCTCTTGCGAGTCTGCTGAGAAGCTGTGCTCGGGTTCGTCTCGCCACGCATCATTGCCTCAACATGCTCCTTGTGTAACACGTATGGAGAAGAGTCAGGCAAATCTCGATGACTTCCCTGCACATGACCTGCATGCAGAACTTCGTGGCAATATCCCCTGTGAACAGCGTCACGGCCTTAACGCCAAAAGGTGCCAGCTCAACACGCAGGGTGTTGCTGAAGTCGGTCACGGCATAACGTTGGTCAATGTTTGGCATGATGTGATGTCGTCGACGGATACTGTGTAGTAATACACAATGCACTGCCACTTGGATTGTTGTCGAATGTCGAAGCCTCCTGCAATCGCACTCCTTCCGAGAGAATATGCATGGCGTGCACGTGGCGTGGCTTCACCTCTCGGCTGGCCCTACCGAACCCTGATCGATGACCAAGTGCTGTTAGACGATACATGTACCATATACAGCAGTCTTCCGTTTCCACGTCCGATGCCTTCTACGTCTGCCAGCACAGCTTTCCAACAGAAGACGTCGCGGGAAATGGAGACAATTCGATGAAGAAGTCATCATCTCCACTACATTGACCTGCCTCGATCGGCTTCGGCAGAGGACGCACCGAACAGCCTATGGCTGGGCGGCAAGGTCTCTGCATCGAGGTCAACGTGCAATTGGTGGAACTCTGGTCATGTAGCTGGGTATTGCGAGGTCGTGGCCAACTACATATGACTCTCACACATCCTCACGCTGTACTGTGCAAAGTGCCCAAGTACTTTATCGCTAACGATGAAGTTGAGCAACCTTCTTAGCACCCTAACGATAGGCTCTGCCACTGTCATTGCAGCCCCAAGCACCAACTCCCCACCTGTATACGGCCATCCCAATGCACCAACATTCTACAAGGGCTTCGACCTCTCCTCATTGAAGATTCAAGAAGATGGTGGCGCCACCTACAAAGACTCCGCTCGTGGCAACAGAACGAGGCCAGTGGAGGACATCCTTGGTGATGGCGCAATGAACACAGTCAGACTCAGACTCTGGGTCAACCCTACAGTGCCCTTCGATGATGGATACTACGAGACCTACGACCTCAACTATACTCTCACTTTGGCAAAGCGCTTTCACAAGAAAGGGTACAAGATCTACCTTGACTACCACTTCAGCGATTACTGGGCCGACCCTCACAAGCAGTGGCAACCAGCAGCATGGCCAACCACGCTCAAGCCTCTCGCCTCTGAGCTGCGAAACTACGTCTCTACAACGCTCCAGGCGTTCACGAAAGCTGGTGTTGACTTGTCCATTGTCAGTCTCGGCAACGAGATCCGCTACGGCATGCTGTGGCCTCTCGGCTGGGCGGACGTCGATGTCGAACCAACAAGCGCTAGGATTACAAATTTCACCAACCTCGCCACTCTGTACCAGGCAGCCCGGAACGGAGTCTGCGATGCTGTCGCAGTGGGAGTGTCGAAGCCGGAGGTCATGATCCATATCGATAATGGTTGGAACCTCACTTTGCAAGAGAGATGGTTCTCATCATTGACCGCGACGGGCAAGGTCAAGACTTCTGACTGGGATATCTTCGGCTTCTCTTTTTACCCATTCTATGGCACTGCCGCGACCTTGGCCAATCTCAAGACTTCGCTGAACACCATTGCAACAAAGTACAACAAGCCAGTGCATGTAGTGGAGACGGATTGGCCAGCGATTTGTACAGGCGCAGATGCTCCAGATTTGAGCGAGCCGAGTATTCCTGCGTCGGTTCCTGGACAGTTACAGTGGGTGAGAGACATCGTGGATGTTGTCAAGCAGGTGCCCCGTGGCTTGGGTCAAGGTGTCAATTACTGGGAGCCTGCTTGGCTCAACAACACTGGCCTTGGAAGCGCATGTCAGGACGCGATCCTTTTCGATGCTGACTGGAGCGACTATCCGAACGTCACAGCATACTCTCGAGAGAGCGTAAATGTGTTCAAGGGAGTATAGCTTGTTGTAGCCAGTACTTATCAGGTCATCGAATTTGATTTCGCGTTTTGGCGTTCGACCTTGCAACTCTCATGAAAGTGGAAACTTTTGGTCGAGAGAATTCGAGCCAGACTGTCTCCTGACTTCACCTCGTGGAATGCTCACTCCCATAAACTTGGGTGGGGCTGGGTTGCTATCGAGTTCCTGTGGCTCCGCGGTGAGGTACGATGATAGCGGAGAATGTATAGAGCCGCTGATAAACATCTCTTGTACCTGTTGCGGCGTGATGTGACCTCTCGCGACAGACTGTAGTAGTCGAAGATAGTGTGGCCCCAGATCAGTTGGACTGTCGAAGGCGGAAGCTTCGACAGACCGGCCAGCAGGCGAGTACAGGACGGGCACCGGGTCATGATCGTTGAGAACCTTTGGTGGCAAGGGCGGTGGCGCGGAATCGCTTCTGTCCTCTCGTATGTGGTCTTTGCTCCTGAGTACTTCGGTCTGCGCTCTGACTGGCAGTGTTACTGTAGGATGTTCAGACACCGCACTTGGCGTTGGCTTACGAGCTGGGACTGTTGTCGACTTCTGTATCACATTTGCAGATGAAGACGCCGGCGTTGCTGGAAATGAAGATGCGCCACCAGTCACTGGTCTACTGTCGATCTCTGGCTTGACATCGCGGTGCTCCAACTCTGCAGCATCCCTGTCGCCGAGCTCTAATGTGTCCGTACTCGCATTGGACAACTCTGCAACCGAGGACCAGTCGGCAGGTGACGTAGGATCCCTGGCATCGCGAGCTGGAGAGTAAGGAGGCGGCGACACTGTCCTGTGCAGGAGTGATGTCGTGATTTGACCAGGCGGCGATATTGGTCTTACGACAGCAACCGCATCTCGGATCACAAACTTGTTAGGAAGAGGATATTGACCTAGCTTAGCAGTCATTCTCTTGCCGACCTTCTTTTCGAAGTAAGCTGTTTCGAAGGAGTCCCAGGTGATGATCTTATGCCGCATGGTGGGCAGCCCTGCAAGCCAGCAAGCAAGACTCTCGGCCGGCGAACCTGGCGGGAGCGTAAGGAGTTGTCCTTCATCTAGGGTAAGGCTACCTCTACAGAGGAAAGCATGCAGTAGACGGCCTGGATCCATCTGGTTAAGCAGTACCAATTCCCAGTCTTTAGTTAGCTGACAGCTGAATGTGCTAGTCCAACCGGCCCAAGGTATGCCCCAGCTAACAATCTTTGTCCCTGGTGGCGAAGGATGACCGCGCTTGTCCAGATTCTTGCCTAGGTCCTCGCACAGATCTAGGCTATCCTTTACCTCCTTGTCAGAGCGTGGTCCGTATCGTGGCTGGGCTTCTGCAAATCCAGAGATTGAGGGCCTTGAGGTAAGAAATGACATGCTTTTGACCTGCAAGACTTGTGCCACACGATCGAAGGCCAGCAGGACTTGCTTATTTGGCTGAGGGTCCGGCATCTTCGAGAACATGCTGGTCTCCTTCTTGACTTTCTTCTCCAGATACTTCAGGTCGGGGCATCCCCAGTCCCATTCGCTGTAAACGCATGCGCCAAAGCCACGGTATACATGCATGGGTGCGAACACTGCGCACATAGTGAGCCCTGCTGTACACAGATACTGCAACTCCGTGGGGAGCTTCTTGAACATGTCTGCCATTGCCGGAAGACCTGAACTTGCGATTGCGGAGTGGACATCTGCTAAGGTGCTCGAGTATTGCGCTTCGTCGAAGACTCCTAGCGGCAAGAGAGCCTCACCGAGTAATGCCAGAACAAGGAAGACATCATCGATTTGAGAGTCCACGTTCTGCTCGGGTGCTTTGTCTCGATTCTGCTGCGATCGCTTATCCCATTGAGACTTCACAGCTCGAGTCATCTTGTTCGCATTCGTGGCCATGGCTGTCCCAGCGGCCGTAGGTTGTGCCATCACGTTTGCCACACTCATGTTGGAAGGAAAGGCCGAGACACGTTTTTCAGTCCACTGTACCGTTGTCGACGGTTCAATATTCCCTATGCTCGTTCATGCGACTATTGAGCCCTCTGTGCAGTATGCTGAATCAAGTATTCAAGAACCAGATAAGTTGCAGTGGTGGTCGAGGCAAGGTCGGCATCCGGAAGTAGCAGTAACGACAGTGTCACCTGAGGACATGGAAATCTTTACAAGATAGTCCTTTCTTTTGACGTCGCGCTTGGAGAGAAGAGGAGGTCCGAAGTTGGTTGAACACTAGAGTGCTGTGCACGATGACAGTGAAGAAGATTGAAGAGTGCAGGTCCGCGGGCGAGATTGATTGGCTTGAGGACTAAACTAGCGGATGGGGCTCGCAGCTGAAGGAGCGGGGCCTTTCCGTTCTGGGCGGTGGCCGCGCAACAGTCCAGGCATTGTGTTGTCGATGGGGATTAGGTATGTGAAGAGAAGTGGGAGGAACAGTCCAACGAATCTGTGTACTGGACTCAAGATAGCACGAAAGTGAACTCCTTGCGCATGATCAGAAGTCTTTTCTCATGCTCCATGGATTTATTCCCAGCCTACTCAGCCCCCAGCATAGGTTATCACGATTTGCTTGCCGTTGAATGCTCAGCTCTGCAATGCATATAACGCTTGCAGCTATGCGAGTAAGCATAAGAGGAGTCCGCTGCAAGCCTTTGTTGCACTATGGACCATGCGCTTGCTGCAAATCCTCACGTAGACTTCCTGGGCTCACGCTCTATTCTCTATCCACCAAACCAGTCCTCCAAGAATCATATTAACACAAGGCAGCCAAAATGGTATCCGCATCTGGCGTTGACTGTAGATGCCAGCTCCAGTCAGGAATGTGTTGAGGGCGAGAGGTGCAAATGTTCCTCGTGTCTTGGGCCAGGCTAGCAGAGCTCCAGTCAGGCACATGAGAACTCCAACGACATTCGAGTGCCGAACTGGGTCTTTCACTGGTATGATGGGGTAGAGAGCTTTTGCTGTGCCTGGTCCTTTGTTCGTCACGGCTCGCTTGTATAGTGATGGCGTGAGCTTGTCTGTTATCCTGGCTTGGCCACCGAGAAGATGTTCGAAGGCGAGTAAGATCGCGGGTATCTGGCTTGCATAGTTTGCCATTGTGTTTGTAGGTGTGGTTGATTGATTGATTGATTGATTGTTATGGTCGGGTTGTGAGGAACTAAGTCCAATGTTGATGCATGTGCTTTCCTTGAAATCAAAGTCGGGGATCGATCGTGACGTGATGCCGCAAATGACTGGATCCTTGTCGATTTGATTTGATTGCCCCAGATTTGCCCGCGTCGCGAACACAGTGAATGCGAGCGCTGACTAGCGCGTCTCTCCTTCCCTTTCATTCTCCTGCTTGCCCATAAGTGACACTACAAATCACATCCATCTCCACCATCGACTTCACCTCACAACTCGCCGTGACCATGATCCGCAATGGCTCCATTCCGAATTCTCGACCTGCCGCCAGAATTACGCAACGAGATATGGGCGATGTGTGTTGTTTCTCCATGCCTGATCAACATCAGCTACGCGTTATCACCTCTGACTCAGGCAAGTCAGCAGCTGCGCAATGAGTCTCGGGGTATGGCAGCATGCTTGAACCGCTGATAAGTTGTGCTGACATGTCCAGGCATCTTCTTCTCTGACAACAGCTTCCGTCTCAATCTGGGCCTGTACAACCCAAGCTCGAAGACAAATCTCTACCGGCTGTTCTGCTGGCTTGCGGCAATAGGTCCCGACGCTCGAGCCCAGATCCAGCATCTCGCGATCGTGTTCTACTGGGATGTGTTCTACCTCGACTTTCCACCGGGACCACTCGACATTCCCAAAGAACGCTTCATCTTCCAGATGGTCGCGTGGCATCCTCTCACTAGAGGTCTCCGACGTAGTGCTTTCACCTTCGAGCTGCTCGACCGAGACAACAAAGCTTCGTTTCGTCGACGTGTGACGAGGTTGAGTGAGAAGCTTCAACTTGATTACGCGTTGGGTGAAACCATTCGCAAGGGTGCAGTGCGGCGCAGATTTCTTGCTCTACTAGCGAGGGAGGTAGGTCCATACGCGCTTGCTCAGCTGCCCTGGCTGAGGTGGACTTGCAAGAGGATTATCGATTCGCAGCACGACTTGACGATGGCAGAAGATCGTGCACGGGTTGCAATAACAGCGTTGAGAGAGGATCCTCGGAGCGCCGTCGAAGCCTTTCGCAAGGCACTTATGGACGAGATCTCGAAGCGGTGGGTGGTGCTGATGTTCGCAGGATTATTGATGGTGGTATATCTCGTGGCGTGGATGTTCTTTGCTTGAATGTCCAATGGTATGGAAGTTGTCGTTTCAATCGAGATCGCGGAGTGAGGCATCTGCAGATATATCCCGCTGATAGCAGCAAAGCACATAGCTCCATTGTAACCCATCACATACAATTCCACTCAGTCCAAGAAGCCCATCTCATCATCGATGACCGTCTTCAAGCTCTTGTACTGCCTGTGGTAACCACTGTTGGGTGGTGGCCACTCTCTCGACCTCTTTCGTAGCTGCTCTGCATCATCAAGTGCCTTTGCGAGCTGCCCAAGTCTGCCATGTACGACGTACTCCTGTTCAGCTAGAGCCTCCGCAAGCTCGACCTGGTGGTTATCCAAGAGCTCTTCGTTTGGTACCACGATCAACGGGACAGATATTCTGAGGGCGTCGAGGATCGTGCCAGAGCCTACCCACATGATCAGTATGCCGGCGCCATCCTCACGCCTGGGGACCACGTACCGGCGTGGCTTATCACAACTCCTTCATGGCCTCCGGTCCTGGCTCCTTTGGCCTGTGCCATGTACTTTCCCAAGCCTTGCTTATCCAACGCGAAGCCTGTCACATCGATCACACTCCCACTTTCCGTATTCTTAGCAACTGTCAAGCAAGAGTCGAAGAGCTCTTGACCATCTTGGCCATACTGCACAAGCAGATCAGTGTATCCTTGTGCCTCCAGAGCTTGGAAGAATGGCTTGGAAAGCACGTCTTTGACGAGGCCAGCGAAGGAGGCAGTCGCGCCGATGGTGACGAAGCACGTCTTACTGTTGTTCGAAGTCATTGTACCTTGGGACTTCGTGTGAGAGCGAAACTACATGTTGTGCTTGGGAAGTGAAGGGGGTCAAGATGGTCGGCATGTGAGAGATGCATCACGGCCTTGGCAAAGCATTCCCGCGGGGGAGAGTGAACATCAGAAGGAGCGACCTTGAGGCATTGGACATTACATCCATCACCATAACATGGCTGCACCAATGAAACGAATATGTCGACAGGCAGCGACTCAAGCAACACAATGTGCACGCCAGGCCGCACAGAGTCGACATCAAATCCATCTCAGAGACTGGACATCATGCGACGTGACCCAGCAACAGCGATCATACGCCCGCCCAGCACGACACAGACAACCCAACGACTCCCGCGACGATGACTTCCTCCCAGCAACCCAAGAAGACGCCGATGTGGAAGCGCTCATCAACGAAAACGAACTCTCCTCGACCGGCCACGCCGAACTCGAACAACACCGCGAACTGCGCGAAATGGTCCGTCTTGCAGCTTGGGAGATGCCGCTGCTCAGCACTCTCTCCAAACCCTTTAAGAAGCCATCAAGTACCAAGTCCCCTCTCCGCTGGCGCTACACCACCTACTTCGGCGAGTCGCATCCCGCGAGCAGGAAAGTCGTCGTAACCTTCAAGGTCAAGAAGATCGCAGGCTTGACCGAGAAGCAGCAGGAGAAGTTGCGGAAGTTGGCAGGGTCGCGGTATAGACTGCACGACAAAGCATCAGGATGGGACGACGTCATCAGAATGAGCTGCGAGAGCTTCGAAACACAAGCGCAGAACAAGAGGTTCCTCGGCGACACGATCGAGAAATTGGTCAAGGAGGCGAAGGACGAGACGGATATGTTTGAAGATGTGCCGTTGGATCTGAGGCATGTGAAGAAGGAGAAGCAGTTTACGTTTCCGGAGGAGTGGAAGATCACGAGTGAGAACGGACGGCAGGCAGAGCTGGAGGAGAGGCGGAGAGCACTGCTGTTGGAGGAAGGAGAGAGGGTTGAGCAGAACACGGTGGTTTCTGGTGCTGCGGCGATTGAGGCGGCGAGGCAGGTGAGTCTGAGGCAGCTTGAGGAGCCGGTTATGGCGGAGGCGAGACAACAGTTACCGAAGGGGAAGATGGGGAAAAAGGAGATGGGGCAGACGAGAGGAGCGAACAGATAGTCGTTGTAGTAAGCCATGTACAGTACTTGTTCATTCTGGTTCGTATCGCAGACAGGATATCTTCAAACTCAATGCTAATGGTGTAACAGAACGCTGCGAGTGCAAGACAATCAATTCTTCAGATCAGGTCCAGCCCGTCTGTCTCGCTTGGTGAATACTCAGAAAGTAATGAAGCATTGCCTGCTGTCGCTGATGTATGCTCGTGAAGTAATGGAGCAACGCTCTCAATCAGTCGCTCATGTAATGCAGGTCGCAAGTTGTAGTCGCTGCTGGCAGTAGCTGCCAGTCGGTATGTCAATGTCGTGAAGTAAATGTCGTAAGTCGATCGAGTCGTTCATGCTTCGAGAGTTCCGCTGATGCTGATAGTTCTCGGGGCCTGCTCAATTGTGTGGTCGTTTGAATCGCTCAAGCTTCGTCTTCGGCCTGTTCTCTGAGCACACGACGGCGCTTCGGGCCTGCAAATATCATGCCCCTTGCACGAATTGGCGAACTCTCAACTTCAGTGTAGGCAGACTCTGGGCGCTCGCTCTCAAGTGTTGTCAAGCCGGTGTCGGTGCTGGATGCAGGCTCTGCTTCTCTGAGCACGCGCTTGCGCTTACTGCCTGCGAAGATCATGTTGCGGACACGGATGGGCGAGCTCTCGACTTCAGTGTATGCTGATGCTGGTAGTTCGGTGCCTGCTGACTCTGGCTGCTCGGTGTTGGCAGAATCAGGTTGCTCATGCTCGCTCTCGAAGGATGTTAGGGAGGAGTCGCTGCTGGATGTATGGTCGGTACATGCTGGTAGCTTCGCGTTTGCGAGAGCGGTGTCAATTGGTGGTGGTCGCTGCTTCTTGAGAGCTGGTGGTGAAGTGGTGGTAGATCGACGCCTTGGTGGGAGAGGTGTTGGTGGCACGTAGAGTGGCAGGTCATCTGCTGGTGAACGCTTGCGCTTGGTAGTGGTGAGGGGTGCTGGCGGAACGTAGCGTGGTAGGTCGTCGGCTAGTGATGCTCGTTGCTTGCCTTTGCCTTTGCCTTTGTTCGCCAGTGGTGATGGTGGTGATTGGCGAGTCTTTGGCTCGGTGATGCCTGTTGTGCTTGAGGTAGCTTCGGTAGGCGCGTCATGCTTCACCTTCTTCAATATGAGCTTGATCTTTGGAGGTGGACGTCTGTCGATGGCTGGCCTGCATGAGCTTGCTTGGGTGGTAGTGCTCTTGCCCTTTGACGCGCTCTTGATCTTGATGGACGGGCTCTTGTACTCAATACCGTCTTGCTGTGCGGTCCATCGGTCGTAGTTGTTCTCTGGATTCGTGATGGTGTCGCCAGGCTTCGCCTCGTCGATGAGGAACTCGATTGGCGGCATGCGGGTCATGCGACCTCCTTCAACTTCGGTCTCAATCCAGGAGAGGACGGTGTCCAGGAGGTACTCAATGCCCTTGGCGGTGCCCGTAAGCTGCGTGTCGATATGCTCCGCATGGTCCATCTCGACAGCTTCGACATCAGTGAGGTCTTTTAGCTTGCCATCTGACCCGATCTTGGGAGTCACGATCATCTGGCGCTTCGCGCTATGCTTGTCGCCTCCATTACGGCTGAGGATGCCATGGTATTTTTGAAGCCGCTCTTTTGCAGGCTTTTGAAGCTGGACCTCGAAGGACGCCTCCGGACGCCAGAGCTGGATGCGGATGATCTGCTCTCTGAGCAGACTCATGACATGGTTGCAGAGTCTTGGGCTGCCCTTGTCCTTGTCGGCATTGTATTTGCCGCGCTGGTATAGCTTGCGGCATGCCCAGCCCCATACCTCCTGGGAGACCTGTCAGTATGTATGGACAGCACAACGGTATGGGTAGTACGTACATCGGGAATGCGCTTCGTCTCGCGCTTGTTACGGCCAAAGAATTGGCTGATGCTTTTACGACCCTTCTTCTCTCGAGGATCGTGGTGCTGGTCGTCGTGGCATTGCCTATCGGCACATGGCCATGGGTGGCGCGTcattgctgctgctgctgctgctgctgtgCTGTGGTACTGTATGAAACCTTGTAGATGTCGAGGGGTCTTGCTGTGCACAGGAGTGGTCTGACGCGGTGGTGGTATGTTGTGGAAAAAATCTGAAccagaaggagaagaagaaaaTACTTATGCCTGCTGTGCTGCTATTGTCAGGTGTTCCATATTGTCGCGCGATCAATGGCGTCAATTGTTCCAATGAGTCAGCTGGATGTACAATAGGCGATGCCGCTGTTGCTATTGTCATGTGGGCCGGCTTTTCGAGGGACACGTCACGCCAGCCACCACTATTCATGCGAAGCTGGCCGCGAGAAGAGAGTCAGATGACTCGAGACGATACGGAGGGCCGTTGCCAGCAGGAGTCAATGTGTCTGTCAGAAGACGTGTGGCCGAGAGAGAGCCGGTAGCGGCGATGAAAGCGCGAGCCTGTGCCATGTGCACCTACGCCACCACACCGTTCACGGGGTCCTGGAGCAGCATTCACCAGTCCACAAGAGATCCTATATCGTCGCCAGCAGCCCCGGACCCGTGACCATCTAAAGCAGCTGCCAGCAATGCCTCGTTCAAGCCAGCGAAGAGCCCTCGAGATACCCGACAGCGCATACATTTCCGAGACCGGGCATTGAGTCGAGTCCAGTGCCCAGGACCTTGAGCAAGCAGCGGACAAACATTTACACAGCATGGCATCCAGCCAATGACCTTTGATGAGAGACCATCAAGTGGGAAACGATAAGGCACTAAGCGTTGCTGCTACGAGTCCTCGAAACACGGCTTGAGGCATATCCGACCAGTCTCCTCGCGGAATCTTGGCGGTCCCATCGACTTCTTTCGCAGTCCTGCCCGAGCCCACCGATACAGCAGCAACCTTCGTCATCAATAGGATCAATAGAAGGAACTTTGTATTGTTGGTCAATTGGGATGCACGACCGTTGAGCTTGCGTGTGGAGCGACGTGAAGTTCAGAAAGCGCGTGGTCTGTGCGCCATTCGTTTCAAGTTGACTGGAGAAGCATCAGCTTGCAAACACCATGACTATACTGCCCTTGGCTAAATGATGTATACAATCAGTCCGTACCCTTTTGTTGCTACCTGAGCTTCTCTGCAAAACACTACGAAATTCCGATCTATGCATGGGTATATTGCCAGCCCGTTCTGTATGCCGCTCAAAAAACGCCTTCGCTAAGCCCGAGTACTGTGGTCCGAACCCATGCAAATGCTGTACAATAAAGGAAATAGTGGTGGAGTATACGTGCCGATGCGATGCTTCTTCACCCAAATGCCTGATCGATCCAGTTCTTCGGCTTCGTTCTCATGGTCTTCAAGAAACCGCCGATGCTGTCTCGTGTCTTGGCTTCACCGCGATCCACGGGTGACTTGGTACCTTCATCCTCGTCAGAAAGGTCAGTGTCAACGCCGGAACTCAGCACGTCGCGTTCGTGGTCATCGTATCCATCTACGACCATGCGTCAGCTGTACCTGCGGAGTTGCGCATCGCCTCAGGGGCCAGCCTCACTGTGTGACTCCGCTACCGGGTCGACGATTTGGACACTGCGCCGCTTGCCTCGTGCTCCAGTGGCCGGACTGACGAGCATTTCCAATGCGTCATCGCCATCCTCTTGCTCTTCTGTGACGCCATCCAAGGCGCGCGCCTTGCCTTTGCCTTTGCTCTTCTTCGTTCTGTTCGTGGTGTCGGTAGCCTCTGATGCTGTGGTGTAGCGTTCGAGCTCATCTTCATCGTCGCCATCGGAATCTGCGTTGCCGTTCTCCTTGCTTCCGGTTCTGGTTGAGTGCGCATCGAACCAGACGCTGCTCTTCTTGCTCCTTTCGGACCCATCCTGCTTGCTGCCTTCTGGTAGGTCAGTTGAAGGTATGAAGCCAGCGCTGGCACGCTGCTTGTTCTTGAAGCTTGGCTCATTGTGATTGTCTTTGGTGATCGTACTCTCG
This genomic window from Fulvia fulva chromosome 4, complete sequence contains:
- a CDS encoding UDP-N-acetylglucosamine transferase subunit alg13 gives rise to the protein MTSNNSKTCFVTIGATASFAGLVKDVLSKPFFQALEAQGYTDLLVQYGQDGQELFDSCLTVAKNTESGSVIDVTGFALDKQGLGKYMAQAKGARTGGHEGVVISHAGSGTILDALRISVPLIVVPNEELLDNHQVELAEALAEQEYVVHGRLGQLAKALDDAEQLRKRSREWPPPNSGYHRQYKSLKTVIDDEMGFLD
- a CDS encoding 37S ribosomal protein S24, mitochondrial, translating into MAAPMKRICRQAATQATQCARQAAQSRHQIHLRDWTSCDVTQQQRSYARPARHRQPNDSRDDDFLPATQEDADVEALINENELSSTGHAELEQHRELREMVRLAAWEMPLLSTLSKPFKKPSSTKSPLRWRYTTYFGESHPASRKVVVTFKVKKIAGLTEKQQEKLRKLAGSRYRLHDKASGWDDVIRMSCESFETQAQNKRFLGDTIEKLVKEAKDETDMFEDVPLDLRHVKKEKQFTFPEEWKITSENGRQAELEERRRALLLEEGERVEQNTVVSGAAAIEAARQVSLRQLEEPVMAEARQQLPKGKMGKKEMGQTRGANR
- a CDS encoding putative arabinogalactan endo-beta-1,4-galactanase A; translated protein: MKLSNLLSTLTIGSATVIAAPSTNSPPVYGHPNAPTFYKGFDLSSLKIQEDGGATYKDSARGNRTRPVEDILGDGAMNTVRLRLWVNPTVPFDDGYYETYDLNYTLTLAKRFHKKGYKIYLDYHFSDYWADPHKQWQPAAWPTTLKPLASELRNYVSTTLQAFTKAGVDLSIVSLGNEIRYGMLWPLGWADVDVEPTSARITNFTNLATLYQAARNGVCDAVAVGVSKPEVMIHIDNGWNLTLQERWFSSLTATGKVKTSDWDIFGFSFYPFYGTAATLANLKTSLNTIATKYNKPVHVVETDWPAICTGADAPDLSEPSIPASVPGQLQWVRDIVDVVKQVPRGLGQGVNYWEPAWLNNTGLGSACQDAILFDADWSDYPNVTAYSRESVNVFKGV